The genomic DNA ATCTTTTAGATTTTCTAAGAGATGATCTAGGGCTTATATCTGTAAAAGATGGTTGTAAAGAAGGAGCTTGTGGAACATGTACAATACTTGTAGATGGAAAAGCTATGAAATCTTGTATCTTCACAACTAAAAAGATAGCTAATAAAGAAATTACAACAATAGAAGGTTTTACCTCTAGAGAAAAAGAAGTTTTTGCATATGCATTTACTGAATGTGGTGCAGTACAATGCGGATTTTGTATACCTGGAATGGTAATAGCTGCAAAAGCTCTTTTCTTAAAAACTTTGGACCCTACTAAAGAAGAAGTAAAAAAAGCATTGGTAGGAAATATATGTAGATGTACTGGATATAAAAAAATAGAAGAAGCTATTATGCTAGCTGCTAAAATTTTTAGAGAGAATATTCCAGTTCCTAAAAGAGAATGTAAAGGACTTATAGGAACAAATGTACATAGAGTAGATGCTCAAGCAAAAACACTAGGAACAGCTAAATATGCTGAAGATTATAGTGTTGATGGAATGTGCTTTGCTAGTGCTGTAAGAAGTAAATATCCAAGAGCAAGAGTAATATCTATAGATTATTCAGAAGCATTAAAATTAGATGGAGTTATTGGAGTATTAACAGCTAAAGATGTTCCAGGAAAAAATAATATTGGACACTTAGAATTTATTTCAGATTGGGATGGATTTATTCCAGAAGGAGAGATCACAAGATATATTGGAGATTCAATAGCCTTAGTAGTAGCTAAAGATAAAAAAACACTAGCTAAAGCAAAAGAATTAGTTCATGTAGAATATGAAGAACTTCCAGGACTATTTACTCCAGAAGAAGCTATGGCAGATGGAGCACCTCTTATTCATAGTAAGCCTAATAACATATTAGTTAAAGAGATATTAAAAAGAGGTAATTCTGAAGAGGCAATTAAAAATTCTAAATATGTTGTGACAAATACATATTATACTCCTGCTACAGAACATGCTTATCTTGAGCCTGAATGTGCATTAGCAATACCAACTGAAGATGGAGTGCAACTATACACATCAAGTCAATCTGTTTTTGATGAACAAAGAGAAGTTTCTAGATTTTTAGGGTTAGAAAGAGAACAAGTAAGAGTAATAGCAGCATATGTTGGTGGTGGATTTGGTGGTAAAGAAGATATGACAGTTCAACACCATGCAGCATTAGCAGCATTTATTTTTAAAAAACCTGTACAAGTACTTCTAACAAGACAAGAAAGTATAAATATAAGTACTAAAAGACATGCTATGAAAATAGAAATGACAACTGCTTGTGATGAAAATGGAAAACTTACAGCTATGAAAGCAAAACTATTATCTGATACAGGAGCATATGCATCACTAGGTGGACCAGTATTACAAAGAGCATGTACTCATGCGGCTGGGCCATACAACTATCAAAATATAGATATTGAAGGAATAGCAGTTTATACTAATAATCAGCCTGGAGGAGCATTTAGAGGATTTGGAGTTACGCAATCAGCCTTTGCAATTGAAGCAAATATAAATCAACTTGCGGAGTTAGTAGGAATCAGTCCTTGGGAAATCAGATATAGAAACGCTATAAGACCAGGACAAGTATTACCAAATGGACAAATAGCAGATGAAGGAACAGCTTTAGTTGAAACATTAGAAGCAGTTAAAGATGTTTATGAAAATAATAAAATAGTAGGAATTGCTTGTGCTATGAAAAATGCTGGAATTGGAGTTGGATTACCAGATATTGGTAGATGTAGATTAACTATCATAGATGGAAAAGTAAAAGTAAGAACTTCTGCAGCATGTATTGGTCAAGGAGTTGCTACAGTTTGTCAACAAATGGTATGTGAAACTACGGGAATTACACCTGATTTAGTAGTTGTAGAGGCTCCAGATACTCATGTAACGCCAAACTCTGGAACAACAACAGCATCAAGACAGACAGTATTTACTGGAGAAGCAACAAGACAGGCAGCATTAGCATTGAAAAAAGAACTTGAAAATAAGAGTTTACAAGAACTTGAAGGTTGGGACCATTACACTGAATATTCTGGAATAACAGATAAAATGGGTTCTGATAAGCCAAATCCAGTAAGTCACGTAGCTTATGGATATGCAACTCAAATAGTAGTATTAGATGAAAATGGAAAAGTTACAAAAGTTGCAGCAGCACATGATGTTGGAAAAGCAATAAATCCAAAAGCATTAGAAGGACAAATAGAAGGTGGAGTTGTAATGGGATTAGGATTTGCTCTTACTGAAATTATGCCTATAGTAAATGGAGTACCAAAGGTAAAATTTGGAACTTTAGGATTATTTAGATCAACTAATGTCCCTGAGATAGAATCTATAATAGTAGAAAAAAATAAAGCAGAATTAGCATATGGAGCAAAAGGTGTAGGAGAAATTACAGTAATACCTACAGGACCAGCTGTACAAAATGCTTATTATAAATATGACGGAGTATTTAGAACTTCATTACCATTAGAAAAAACAGCATATAAAAAATAAAATTTTAGGAGGATCACATGAATAAAGTAATTCACACAGAAAAAGCACCAGCAGCATTAGGACCATATTCTCAAGCAATTGAAGCAAATGGTATGTTATTTGTATCAGGACAAATTCCTTTTGTACCAGAAACAATGACTCTAGTATCTGATGATGTAAAAGATCAAACAAGACAATCTTTAGAAAATGTAAAAGCTATAGTAGAAGCTGCAGGATATTCAATGAAAGATGTAGTTAAAGCAGGAGTATTTATAAAAGATATGAATGATTTTGCTGCTATAAATGAAGTGTATGCACAATATTTAGGAGATGTAAAACCAGCTAGAGCTTGTGTTGAAGTAGCAAGACTTCCAAAAGATGTAAAAGTAGAAATAGAAGTAATAGCTGTTAAATAGGCAATTAAAAACTATTAATTTAACTAGAATAAATGAGGCTGTCATAAAGACAGCCTTTTGTTATAATTTTTCTAATATTTGAGCTAGTTGATCAGGACAAGAAGTTCCTCTTCCCTGACAATCAATTCCTTTTAAAGTTTTGAT from Fusobacterium hominis includes the following:
- the xdh gene encoding selenium-dependent xanthine dehydrogenase, coding for MEDKFTFIVNGKTIVTTEDVNLLDFLRDDLGLISVKDGCKEGACGTCTILVDGKAMKSCIFTTKKIANKEITTIEGFTSREKEVFAYAFTECGAVQCGFCIPGMVIAAKALFLKTLDPTKEEVKKALVGNICRCTGYKKIEEAIMLAAKIFRENIPVPKRECKGLIGTNVHRVDAQAKTLGTAKYAEDYSVDGMCFASAVRSKYPRARVISIDYSEALKLDGVIGVLTAKDVPGKNNIGHLEFISDWDGFIPEGEITRYIGDSIALVVAKDKKTLAKAKELVHVEYEELPGLFTPEEAMADGAPLIHSKPNNILVKEILKRGNSEEAIKNSKYVVTNTYYTPATEHAYLEPECALAIPTEDGVQLYTSSQSVFDEQREVSRFLGLEREQVRVIAAYVGGGFGGKEDMTVQHHAALAAFIFKKPVQVLLTRQESINISTKRHAMKIEMTTACDENGKLTAMKAKLLSDTGAYASLGGPVLQRACTHAAGPYNYQNIDIEGIAVYTNNQPGGAFRGFGVTQSAFAIEANINQLAELVGISPWEIRYRNAIRPGQVLPNGQIADEGTALVETLEAVKDVYENNKIVGIACAMKNAGIGVGLPDIGRCRLTIIDGKVKVRTSAACIGQGVATVCQQMVCETTGITPDLVVVEAPDTHVTPNSGTTTASRQTVFTGEATRQAALALKKELENKSLQELEGWDHYTEYSGITDKMGSDKPNPVSHVAYGYATQIVVLDENGKVTKVAAAHDVGKAINPKALEGQIEGGVVMGLGFALTEIMPIVNGVPKVKFGTLGLFRSTNVPEIESIIVEKNKAELAYGAKGVGEITVIPTGPAVQNAYYKYDGVFRTSLPLEKTAYKK
- a CDS encoding RidA family protein, encoding MNKVIHTEKAPAALGPYSQAIEANGMLFVSGQIPFVPETMTLVSDDVKDQTRQSLENVKAIVEAAGYSMKDVVKAGVFIKDMNDFAAINEVYAQYLGDVKPARACVEVARLPKDVKVEIEVIAVK